One genomic segment of Amycolatopsis sp. WQ 127309 includes these proteins:
- a CDS encoding DUF5987 family protein: MASEEEVQVLTLEAYADTIVPGEKRSPDDHAVAGVSPGAGAVEAGALELLNYDATGITAGLPYLAQSLNDHAKTYAGEVELELDSDLPPFVALPYEHRRALVTRLTKPGHPEKEGWVSLALFCNMAYDTAPHRHTAEALAAGHPGLLALGYRLPDADGLWRFPKFSYGRKLAEPHPDTTPSGSPA; the protein is encoded by the coding sequence GTGGCCAGCGAAGAAGAAGTCCAGGTGCTGACCCTGGAGGCGTACGCCGACACGATCGTGCCGGGGGAGAAACGCTCCCCGGACGACCACGCGGTGGCCGGGGTTTCCCCGGGGGCCGGCGCGGTCGAGGCGGGCGCGCTGGAGCTGCTGAACTACGACGCCACCGGCATCACCGCCGGCCTGCCGTACCTCGCGCAGTCGCTCAACGACCACGCGAAGACCTACGCGGGTGAGGTCGAGCTGGAGCTCGACTCCGACCTGCCGCCGTTCGTCGCGCTGCCGTACGAGCACCGGCGTGCCCTGGTGACCCGGCTGACGAAGCCGGGTCACCCGGAGAAGGAGGGCTGGGTCAGCCTGGCCCTGTTCTGCAACATGGCCTACGACACCGCCCCGCACCGGCACACCGCCGAAGCGCTGGCGGCCGGGCACCCCGGCCTGCTCGCGCTGGGCTACCGGCTGCCGGACGCCGACGGCCTGTGGCGGTTCCCGAAGTTCTCCTACGGCCGCAAGCTGGCCGAGCCGCATCCCGACACCACACCTTCGGGGAGTCCCGCATGA
- a CDS encoding enediyne biosynthesis protein has translation MVTPITTKVDTAPPKRTNKVITALRRFAISISIFNILGYTVLGFEQPWLYPLVALAVSYTTEIVLETINARVTNRPVRYRGGGFKGLVEFLFPAHITALALNMLTYVNDHIWAMIFGVIVAVGTKWVLQAPVFGRMRHYMNPSNFGITVMLLVFPWVNMTPPYHFSEKVDTWIGWLIVAIILISGTVLNSLLTGRMWLIGGWLSFFVIQAVLRGVLFGTAIPGALAMGTGIAFVLYTNYMVTDPGTTPSKPASQFAFGAGVAMMYGFFTAAHIAYGLFFATASVCLIRGLFLWGLHFSNKSRIKFEAEQAEQKAKLTAAPPVPAGDEKPLAA, from the coding sequence ATGGTGACGCCCATAACGACCAAAGTGGACACTGCACCGCCGAAGCGGACCAACAAGGTCATCACGGCCCTGCGCCGCTTCGCCATCTCGATCTCGATCTTCAACATCCTCGGCTACACCGTGCTCGGGTTCGAGCAGCCGTGGCTCTACCCGCTCGTCGCGCTGGCGGTCTCCTACACCACGGAAATCGTGCTGGAGACCATCAACGCCCGCGTGACGAACCGGCCCGTCCGCTACCGCGGCGGCGGGTTCAAGGGCCTGGTGGAGTTCCTGTTCCCGGCGCACATCACCGCGCTGGCCCTGAACATGCTGACCTACGTCAACGACCACATCTGGGCGATGATCTTCGGTGTCATCGTCGCGGTCGGCACCAAGTGGGTCCTGCAGGCGCCGGTGTTCGGCCGGATGCGGCACTACATGAACCCGTCGAACTTCGGCATCACCGTGATGCTGCTGGTGTTCCCGTGGGTCAACATGACGCCGCCGTACCACTTCTCGGAGAAGGTCGACACCTGGATCGGCTGGCTGATCGTGGCGATCATCCTGATCTCGGGCACGGTGCTCAACTCGCTGCTGACCGGCCGGATGTGGCTGATCGGGGGCTGGCTGTCGTTCTTCGTCATCCAGGCCGTCCTGCGTGGGGTGCTCTTCGGCACGGCCATCCCGGGCGCGCTGGCGATGGGCACCGGGATCGCGTTCGTGCTCTACACGAACTACATGGTGACCGACCCGGGCACCACGCCGTCGAAGCCGGCTTCGCAGTTCGCCTTCGGCGCCGGTGTCGCGATGATGTACGGCTTCTTCACCGCCGCGCACATCGCCTACGGGTTGTTCTTCGCCACCGCGTCGGTGTGCCTGATCCGCGGGCTCTTCCTGTGGGGCCTGCACTTCTCGAACAAGTCGCGGATCAAGTTCGAGGCCGAGCAGGCCGAGCAGAAAGCGAAGCTCACCGCGGCACCGCCCGTCCCGGCCGGTGACGAGAAGCCGCTCGCGGCGTGA
- a CDS encoding CRTAC1 family protein, protein MTATSRWLRRQLAGIVAIALVLTMFFVARLPSVSAAEQDQLAAQFHFTPMTIALPAAAKSQNVRTLNKQYEHISAWMSSTGAGIAMNDLDGDGLANDICLVDPRSDQVVVTPVPGQGQDRYAPFALDPAPLPTWDYMAPMGCVPGDFNEDGRMDVMAYYWGRTPVVFLQKAGATKLSPAAFQPTELVPGNLRGPDGKYNGPLWNTNAATIGDFDGDGHVDVFIGNYFPDSKVLDPNADGGITMNQSMSHANNGGGKFIYRWTGATAGTNPSVSFVDSSTAIPANARSGWSLGASATDIDADGLPELYIANDFGHDHLLYNKSKPGSIEFGEVTGVRGFTDPKSKVLGNDSFKGMGVDFGDFNHDGLYDIFVSNITTSWGVEESNYQFVNTAKDLTDLRSQLQQGVAPFHDESGETRTAWSGWGWDPKIEDFNNSGDVQIAQATGFIKGQVNRWPQLQELAVANDGVTSNPFWWPNARPGDDLAGDQTLHFFVKRADGTYVDLAPNLGLAVPVPTRGIGVGDADGDGLPDFAVARQWEQPIYYHNDSPKTGKFLQLKLTTDAPVAPGPLPSAGSPAIGAEATVTTADGKKYVGRVDGSSGHSGRRSFDVQIGLGADVTGPLAVHLQWRDRTGQLRTQDLKLAPGCHMYQLGTQAKEEM, encoded by the coding sequence ATGACCGCGACCTCGCGCTGGCTGCGCCGGCAGCTGGCGGGCATCGTGGCGATCGCGCTGGTGCTGACGATGTTCTTCGTCGCGCGCCTGCCGAGCGTCTCGGCCGCCGAGCAGGACCAGCTGGCAGCCCAATTCCACTTCACGCCCATGACGATCGCGCTGCCCGCCGCGGCGAAGTCGCAGAACGTCCGGACGCTGAACAAGCAGTACGAGCACATTTCGGCCTGGATGTCCTCGACCGGCGCCGGCATCGCGATGAACGACCTCGACGGTGACGGCCTGGCCAACGACATCTGCCTGGTCGACCCGCGCAGTGACCAGGTCGTGGTCACGCCGGTGCCGGGCCAGGGCCAGGACCGCTACGCGCCGTTCGCGCTCGACCCGGCGCCGTTGCCGACGTGGGACTACATGGCCCCGATGGGCTGCGTTCCCGGCGACTTCAACGAAGACGGCCGGATGGACGTCATGGCCTACTACTGGGGGCGCACGCCGGTCGTGTTCCTGCAGAAGGCCGGCGCCACCAAGCTGTCCCCCGCGGCGTTCCAGCCGACCGAGCTGGTGCCGGGCAACCTGCGCGGCCCCGACGGGAAGTACAACGGCCCGCTGTGGAACACCAACGCGGCCACCATCGGCGACTTCGACGGTGACGGCCACGTGGACGTCTTCATCGGCAACTACTTCCCGGACAGCAAGGTCCTGGACCCGAACGCCGACGGCGGCATCACGATGAACCAGTCGATGTCGCACGCGAACAACGGCGGCGGCAAGTTCATCTACCGCTGGACCGGGGCCACCGCGGGGACGAACCCGTCGGTGTCCTTCGTGGACTCTTCGACGGCCATCCCGGCGAACGCCCGCTCCGGCTGGTCGCTGGGCGCGAGCGCCACCGACATCGACGCCGACGGCCTGCCGGAGCTCTACATCGCCAACGACTTCGGGCACGACCACCTGCTCTACAACAAGTCCAAGCCGGGCAGCATCGAGTTCGGCGAGGTCACCGGGGTCCGCGGGTTCACCGACCCGAAGTCGAAGGTGCTCGGGAACGACTCGTTCAAGGGCATGGGTGTCGACTTCGGCGACTTCAACCACGACGGGCTGTACGACATCTTCGTCAGCAACATCACCACCTCGTGGGGTGTCGAAGAGTCGAACTACCAGTTCGTGAACACCGCCAAGGACCTCACGGACCTGCGCAGCCAGCTGCAGCAGGGCGTGGCCCCGTTCCACGACGAGAGCGGCGAGACGCGCACGGCGTGGTCCGGCTGGGGCTGGGACCCGAAGATCGAGGACTTCAACAACAGCGGTGACGTCCAGATCGCCCAGGCCACCGGCTTCATCAAGGGCCAGGTCAACCGCTGGCCGCAGCTGCAGGAGCTGGCCGTGGCCAACGACGGCGTGACGTCGAACCCGTTCTGGTGGCCGAACGCCCGTCCCGGCGACGACCTCGCCGGCGACCAGACGCTGCACTTCTTCGTCAAGCGCGCGGACGGCACCTACGTCGACCTCGCGCCGAACCTGGGCCTGGCGGTCCCGGTGCCCACCCGCGGCATCGGCGTCGGCGACGCGGACGGTGACGGCCTGCCGGACTTCGCCGTCGCGCGGCAGTGGGAGCAGCCGATCTACTACCACAACGACAGCCCGAAGACCGGCAAGTTCCTGCAGCTGAAGCTGACCACCGACGCCCCCGTGGCGCCCGGGCCCCTGCCGTCGGCCGGTTCGCCGGCGATCGGCGCCGAGGCCACCGTGACCACGGCGGACGGCAAGAAGTACGTCGGCCGCGTCGACGGCAGCAGCGGGCACTCCGGCCGCCGCAGCTTCGACGTCCAGATCGGCCTCGGCGCCGACGTCACCGGTCCGCTGGCGGTGCACCTGCAGTGGCGGGACCGCACCGGGCAGCTGCGCACGCAGGACCTGAAGCTCGCACCGGGCTGCCACATGTACCAGCTCGGTACCCAGGCGAAGGAAGAGATGTGA
- a CDS encoding DUF1702 family protein encodes MFVARKGNALGDGWRALRRRILTPDDSETSLDKRGFHKKSPQAQELLETVGKKFLLGYAHAVESRNPAQCEEWLERIPVQFRGFAYEGAGMGYAMLDGLPFGSRRHVDDFIAGPGGARQHYIILVGAGWAMARLPRFAWPKADRFDPLLRWLVLDGYGFHQAYFKTEKYVRQQYQEPGFPWPAKEYSGYALRAIDQGIGRALWFICGTDVDLVTKTIAGFDPARHGDLYAGVGLASTYACGVKEDELTELARRAGKHRGQLAQGSAFAADARVTAGLLLPETEVATRAICGLPAERAAAITREVWPATVVDGELPAFETWRQRIADEVLTHGGVNK; translated from the coding sequence ATGTTCGTAGCCCGAAAGGGGAATGCGTTGGGCGACGGTTGGCGCGCATTGAGGCGCCGGATCCTGACACCGGACGACTCGGAGACGTCGCTGGACAAGCGTGGTTTCCACAAGAAGAGCCCGCAGGCTCAGGAGCTGCTGGAAACGGTGGGGAAGAAATTCCTGCTCGGTTACGCGCACGCCGTCGAGTCCCGCAATCCCGCGCAGTGCGAGGAATGGCTGGAACGCATTCCGGTGCAGTTCCGCGGATTCGCCTACGAGGGCGCGGGAATGGGTTACGCGATGCTCGACGGGCTGCCTTTCGGCAGCCGGCGGCACGTCGACGACTTCATCGCCGGTCCGGGTGGCGCGCGGCAGCACTACATCATCCTGGTCGGCGCCGGCTGGGCGATGGCGCGGCTGCCGCGCTTCGCCTGGCCGAAGGCCGACCGGTTCGACCCGCTGCTGCGGTGGCTGGTGCTCGACGGCTACGGCTTCCACCAGGCGTACTTCAAGACCGAGAAGTACGTCCGGCAGCAGTACCAGGAGCCGGGCTTTCCCTGGCCGGCCAAGGAGTACAGCGGTTACGCGCTGCGGGCCATCGACCAGGGCATCGGCCGGGCCCTGTGGTTCATCTGCGGCACGGACGTCGACCTGGTGACGAAGACCATCGCCGGGTTCGACCCGGCTCGCCACGGTGACCTCTACGCCGGGGTCGGCCTCGCGTCGACCTACGCCTGCGGCGTCAAGGAAGACGAGCTGACCGAGCTGGCCCGCCGCGCGGGTAAGCACCGCGGGCAGCTCGCCCAGGGGAGTGCGTTCGCGGCCGACGCGCGGGTGACCGCGGGCCTGCTGCTGCCGGAGACCGAGGTCGCCACCCGGGCGATCTGCGGCCTGCCCGCCGAGCGCGCCGCGGCGATCACCCGGGAGGTGTGGCCGGCGACTGTCGTCGACGGCGAGCTCCCGGCGTTCGAGACCTGGCGGCAGCGGATCGCCGATGAAGTGCTGACTCACGGAGGAGTGAACAAATGA
- a CDS encoding DUF1702 family protein: protein MSTVIGVLRKRFLAPSLASVGFAERGFPVTHTDATARLEAVPQAVVCGFEWAIEGAPLWEIERRLALVEPEQRGFAYEGATMGYTILDAMPGGGRDRTRALLEGPGRPHIFLTYIGIGFAMARLPRPLWKNILPELTGVTYHPVMSWLAVDGYGFDRAYFDTDKWVGEQADPVPYPWAGRPEYFGRAFDQGVGRALWFINGGNSDAVAEAVGRFPEARRADLWSGVGLAATFAGGSDQSGLARLRHAAGEHYDQLALGVVFAVKARTYAGYVPAHTHLAAGVLTDLAVGQLQAISDRTEAVGDDGGPLPRYELWRAAIRAEFRPHAQRAAS, encoded by the coding sequence ATGTCCACGGTAATCGGAGTCCTTCGGAAGCGGTTCCTGGCTCCATCACTGGCTTCGGTCGGGTTCGCCGAGCGCGGCTTCCCGGTCACCCACACCGACGCGACGGCCCGGCTGGAGGCGGTGCCGCAGGCGGTCGTGTGCGGGTTCGAATGGGCCATCGAAGGTGCGCCGCTGTGGGAGATCGAGCGCCGGCTGGCGCTGGTCGAGCCCGAGCAGCGCGGCTTCGCCTACGAAGGCGCGACGATGGGCTACACGATCCTCGACGCGATGCCGGGCGGCGGCCGCGACCGCACCCGCGCGCTGCTGGAAGGGCCGGGGCGCCCGCACATCTTCCTGACCTACATCGGGATCGGCTTCGCGATGGCGCGGCTGCCGCGGCCACTGTGGAAGAACATCCTGCCCGAGCTGACCGGGGTGACCTACCACCCGGTGATGAGCTGGCTCGCCGTCGACGGCTACGGCTTCGACCGCGCCTACTTCGACACGGACAAGTGGGTGGGCGAGCAGGCGGACCCGGTGCCCTACCCGTGGGCGGGCCGCCCGGAGTACTTCGGCCGGGCGTTCGACCAGGGGGTCGGCCGCGCGCTGTGGTTCATCAACGGCGGGAACTCCGACGCCGTGGCCGAAGCGGTCGGGCGGTTCCCCGAGGCCCGCCGGGCGGACCTGTGGAGCGGGGTCGGGCTGGCCGCGACGTTCGCCGGCGGCAGTGACCAGTCCGGCCTGGCCCGGCTGCGCCACGCCGCGGGGGAGCACTACGACCAGCTCGCGCTCGGCGTCGTGTTCGCGGTGAAGGCCCGCACGTACGCCGGGTACGTGCCCGCGCACACCCACCTCGCCGCCGGCGTGCTCACCGACCTCGCGGTCGGGCAGCTGCAGGCCATCTCCGACCGGACGGAGGCGGTCGGCGACGACGGCGGCCCGCTCCCGCGGTACGAGCTGTGGCGGGCCGCGATCCGGGCGGAATTCCGGCCGCACGCACAACGCGCGGCGAGCTGA
- a CDS encoding helix-turn-helix transcriptional regulator: MEKSVRPAVLQAISMIQERYYEPITLGDLASEVFVSRFHFSRMFAHATGVTPGRFLTAVRLFEAKRLLLTTSLNVSDIVCSVGYSSVGTFTSRFSRAVGLTPTQYREPQVAELLVAISPTLQRLPPLRTLRAAGRSCASLQSGTGVLSMRLDMPGDAAPADTLVGLFADPVPQCGPVAFGGSAGMSSGELSIHGVPAGRWTAIAVAQHQPGLGGPRFSIGYSSVTVTAEGLSTGRVGLRAPAATDAPIAITLASKQSPFTQRMRAAQHPHLRAVA; this comes from the coding sequence GTGGAGAAGTCGGTCCGGCCCGCGGTGCTGCAGGCGATTTCCATGATCCAGGAGCGCTACTACGAGCCCATCACGCTCGGGGACCTGGCCTCCGAGGTGTTCGTCAGCCGGTTCCACTTCTCCCGGATGTTCGCCCACGCCACCGGCGTGACGCCGGGCCGGTTCCTGACCGCCGTGCGCCTGTTCGAGGCGAAGCGGCTGCTGCTGACGACGTCGCTGAACGTCTCCGACATCGTGTGCAGTGTCGGCTACAGCAGTGTCGGCACGTTCACCAGCCGGTTCTCGCGGGCGGTCGGGCTGACGCCGACGCAGTACCGCGAACCGCAGGTGGCCGAGCTGCTCGTGGCGATTTCGCCGACGCTGCAACGGCTTCCGCCGCTGCGCACGTTGCGCGCGGCCGGTCGCAGCTGCGCTTCGCTGCAGTCGGGCACGGGTGTGCTGTCGATGCGGCTGGACATGCCGGGTGACGCCGCGCCCGCGGACACCCTCGTCGGGCTCTTCGCCGACCCGGTGCCCCAGTGCGGTCCGGTCGCCTTCGGCGGCTCGGCCGGCATGAGCTCGGGAGAGCTGTCGATCCACGGCGTGCCCGCGGGGCGGTGGACGGCGATCGCCGTCGCGCAGCACCAGCCGGGCCTGGGCGGGCCGCGCTTCTCGATCGGCTACTCGAGCGTGACCGTGACGGCGGAGGGCCTGTCCACCGGCCGGGTGGGCCTGCGCGCGCCGGCCGCGACCGACGCGCCGATCGCGATCACCCTGGCCTCGAAGCAGTCGCCGTTCACCCAGCGCATGCGGGCCGCTCAGCACCCGCACCTGCGCGCCGTCGCCTGA
- a CDS encoding AfsR/SARP family transcriptional regulator: MYSESPPPPDDTGVTFTVLGPLEVLRGGVDYAPTTPKVLQLLAVLVLRPGKMVHIDTLIRELWSDNPPRTVRTTLHTYVYHLRRCIDQNGLAADGEKMLATKQSGYTFYIDPTRVDTHRFIRLQQLGHEHQDAGRHAAAADAYRAALDLWSGPPLANVHCGPVLSAYRTELLEQRRSVLHLRIEAEIISGKHRELIGELRSLATGSPLDEALHGQLMRVLGRSGRRSDAMAVYRRLRSRLAGELGVEPCDDLQVLHRELISEGDHR; the protein is encoded by the coding sequence ATGTACTCCGAATCGCCGCCACCGCCGGACGACACCGGGGTGACGTTCACCGTCCTGGGGCCGCTGGAAGTGCTGCGTGGCGGGGTCGACTACGCGCCGACCACGCCCAAGGTGCTGCAGCTGCTCGCCGTGCTCGTGCTGCGCCCGGGCAAGATGGTACACATCGACACGCTCATCCGGGAGCTCTGGTCGGACAACCCGCCGCGGACGGTGCGCACGACGCTGCACACCTACGTCTACCACCTCCGCCGGTGCATCGACCAGAACGGGCTGGCCGCCGACGGCGAGAAGATGCTGGCCACCAAGCAGTCCGGCTACACCTTCTACATCGACCCGACGCGAGTGGACACCCACCGGTTCATCCGGCTGCAGCAGCTCGGCCACGAACACCAGGACGCCGGACGCCACGCCGCGGCGGCCGACGCCTACCGGGCGGCGCTCGACCTCTGGTCCGGGCCGCCGCTGGCGAACGTCCACTGTGGACCGGTGTTGTCGGCCTACCGCACGGAACTGCTGGAGCAGCGGCGCAGTGTGCTGCACCTGCGGATCGAAGCGGAGATCATCAGCGGCAAGCACCGCGAGCTGATCGGCGAGCTGCGGTCGCTGGCCACCGGCAGCCCGCTGGACGAAGCACTGCACGGGCAGCTGATGCGCGTGCTCGGCCGCAGCGGGCGCCGGTCCGACGCGATGGCCGTCTACCGCCGGCTGCGGTCGCGGCTGGCCGGCGAACTGGGAGTCGAGCCGTGTGACGACCTCCAGGTGCTGCACCGCGAGCTGATCTCCGAAGGGGATCACCGCTGA
- a CDS encoding helix-turn-helix domain-containing protein, whose protein sequence is MSAPHTRTYGQFCGIARALELIGERWSLLIIRDLVLGAKRYDELQAGLPKIPPSILSARLNDLEAAGVLRRRVRAELDAGLVYELTQYGSELDHIVLDLGLWGARSLNAPKADEVFTLDAAILSLYTTFRSDAAENVQINFEIRYDDRMIVHALVENGAVKVGEGRFPGAELVIEAAAGTALLDLMSGRLTAADATRTGKLGIEGAVADLEMFAQLFHIPAAPEPATGIVVR, encoded by the coding sequence ATGTCTGCTCCGCACACGCGTACCTATGGACAGTTCTGCGGCATCGCCCGCGCACTCGAGCTCATCGGCGAGCGCTGGTCGCTGCTGATCATCCGTGACCTGGTGCTCGGCGCGAAGCGCTACGACGAGCTGCAGGCCGGTCTGCCGAAGATCCCGCCGTCGATCCTGTCGGCCCGGCTCAACGACCTGGAGGCCGCCGGCGTGCTCCGCCGCCGCGTCCGCGCCGAGCTCGACGCCGGTCTGGTCTACGAGCTGACCCAGTACGGCAGCGAGCTCGACCACATCGTGCTCGACCTCGGGCTCTGGGGCGCCCGCTCGCTGAACGCCCCGAAGGCCGACGAGGTGTTCACCCTGGACGCGGCGATCCTGTCGCTCTACACCACGTTCCGCTCCGACGCCGCGGAGAACGTGCAGATCAACTTCGAGATCCGCTACGACGACCGGATGATCGTGCACGCGCTGGTCGAGAACGGCGCGGTCAAGGTCGGCGAGGGCCGCTTCCCCGGGGCCGAGCTGGTGATCGAGGCGGCGGCCGGCACCGCGCTGCTGGACCTGATGAGCGGCCGGCTGACCGCCGCCGACGCGACCCGCACCGGCAAGCTCGGCATCGAAGGGGCCGTCGCGGACCTCGAGATGTTCGCGCAGCTGTTCCACATCCCCGCGGCACCGGAGCCGGCGACCGGCATCGTCGTCCGCTGA
- a CDS encoding RNA polymerase sigma factor — protein MTAVAEVLRPLVPSVLGALVRRYGRFDACEDAVQEALLAASEQWPGEGVPDNPRGWLVTVASRRLTDQWRSESARRRREESAAAREPAAAVPGPGEERPANADDTLTLLFLCCHAAVSQPSQVALTLRAVGGLTTAQIAKAFLVPEATMTRRITRAKEAIAAAGSTFGAPSPDDFPERLRVVLQVLYLIFNEGYTATSGEDLLRVELTAEAIRLTRAVHALRPDEGEVTGLLALMLLTHARRAVRTGPDGELVPLPEQDRGRWDAAMIAEGAGLIRSALGRGPVGPYQVQAAIAALHDEAPSTEATDWPQIVELYGVLGELVPGPVVTVNLAVALAQVLGPAAGLAVLDELDGPPGVGARADAVRAHLLERAGDPAAAREHYLRAADRTDSGPERRYLRARADRAGRAEPRP, from the coding sequence GTGACCGCCGTCGCCGAGGTCCTGCGCCCGCTGGTGCCCTCGGTGCTGGGCGCGCTGGTGCGCCGGTACGGCCGGTTCGACGCGTGCGAGGACGCCGTCCAGGAGGCCCTCCTCGCGGCGAGCGAGCAGTGGCCGGGCGAAGGCGTCCCGGACAACCCGCGCGGCTGGCTGGTCACCGTCGCGTCCCGGCGGCTCACCGACCAGTGGCGCAGCGAGAGCGCGCGACGCCGGCGCGAGGAGTCGGCCGCCGCGCGCGAACCGGCGGCCGCGGTACCCGGGCCCGGCGAGGAGCGGCCCGCGAACGCCGACGACACCCTGACCCTGCTGTTCCTGTGCTGCCACGCCGCGGTGTCGCAGCCTTCGCAGGTCGCGCTCACGCTGCGGGCGGTCGGCGGGCTCACCACGGCGCAGATCGCGAAGGCGTTCCTGGTGCCGGAGGCGACCATGACGCGGCGCATCACCCGCGCGAAGGAGGCCATCGCCGCCGCGGGCTCGACGTTCGGCGCGCCGTCGCCGGACGACTTCCCGGAGCGGCTGCGCGTCGTCCTCCAGGTGCTCTACCTGATCTTCAACGAGGGTTACACGGCGACGTCGGGGGAGGACCTGCTGCGCGTCGAGCTGACCGCGGAGGCGATCCGGCTGACCCGCGCCGTGCACGCCCTGCGCCCGGACGAGGGCGAGGTGACGGGCCTGCTGGCGCTGATGCTGCTGACCCACGCGCGGCGGGCGGTGCGCACCGGCCCGGACGGCGAGCTCGTGCCGCTGCCCGAGCAGGACCGCGGCCGGTGGGACGCGGCGATGATCGCCGAGGGCGCCGGGCTGATCCGGTCCGCGCTCGGCCGCGGACCGGTCGGGCCGTACCAGGTGCAGGCGGCGATCGCGGCGCTGCACGACGAGGCGCCCAGCACCGAGGCGACCGACTGGCCGCAGATCGTCGAGCTCTACGGCGTGCTGGGCGAGCTGGTGCCGGGCCCGGTGGTGACCGTGAACCTCGCCGTCGCCCTCGCCCAGGTGCTGGGGCCCGCCGCCGGCCTGGCCGTGCTCGACGAGCTCGACGGCCCGCCCGGCGTCGGTGCCCGGGCCGACGCCGTGCGGGCCCACCTGCTCGAACGCGCCGGTGACCCGGCCGCCGCGCGCGAGCACTACCTCCGGGCCGCGGACCGGACCGACAGCGGACCGGAACGCCGGTACCTGCGGGCCCGTGCGGACCGGGCCGGCCGGGCGGAACCCCGGCCCTGA
- a CDS encoding YciI family protein: protein MKYLLAMYLNPDVMAKLSERDMDAIKTGHGEFIRTIRESGEMISTQALAPAGETTVVRGRSGPPAVTDGPFLETKEFLAGYYLVECVSRERAVELAAMIPDTAFDGLGVEVREVVFFAGAEAEVPMA, encoded by the coding sequence GTGAAGTACCTGCTGGCGATGTACCTGAACCCCGACGTGATGGCGAAGCTGTCCGAGCGGGACATGGACGCGATCAAGACCGGGCACGGGGAGTTCATCCGCACGATCCGGGAATCCGGCGAGATGATCAGCACGCAGGCGCTCGCCCCGGCCGGCGAGACCACCGTCGTGCGCGGGCGCTCGGGCCCGCCCGCGGTCACCGACGGCCCGTTCCTGGAGACGAAGGAGTTCCTGGCCGGGTACTACCTCGTGGAGTGCGTGAGCAGGGAACGCGCGGTCGAGCTCGCGGCGATGATCCCGGACACCGCCTTCGACGGCCTCGGCGTCGAGGTGCGCGAGGTCGTCTTCTTCGCCGGCGCCGAAGCCGAAGTCCCCATGGCGTGA
- a CDS encoding maleylpyruvate isomerase family mycothiol-dependent enzyme: protein MADVFTELQAETEALAELAERHGRGPGPGPDITGYFARLTSTARLVRLSVENPGVFGVTPQISYDSLDEAILTWLLEQRKATALLAAAPKDQQLPWSDGPLRPSVLAAAVLTEVFAAGQDIADAFGVRPRRDDSIGHVAYYGVRTRDRAYLRRQATPPAEQFRFELRAPSGARWDFGPEDATDRVAGPAEDFCLLVTGRRYAEDLALTFTGGRTAEWLELLEG from the coding sequence ATGGCCGACGTGTTCACGGAACTGCAGGCCGAGACCGAGGCGCTGGCCGAGCTGGCCGAGCGCCACGGGCGCGGCCCCGGTCCGGGACCCGACATCACCGGGTACTTCGCCCGGCTGACGTCGACCGCGCGGCTGGTCCGGCTCAGCGTCGAGAACCCGGGCGTGTTCGGCGTGACCCCGCAGATCTCCTACGACTCGCTCGACGAGGCGATCCTGACGTGGCTGCTCGAGCAGCGGAAGGCCACCGCCCTGCTCGCCGCTGCCCCGAAGGACCAGCAGCTGCCGTGGAGCGACGGCCCGCTGCGCCCGTCCGTGCTCGCCGCGGCCGTGCTGACCGAGGTGTTCGCCGCCGGCCAGGACATCGCCGACGCGTTCGGCGTCCGGCCCCGCCGGGACGACTCCATCGGCCACGTCGCCTACTACGGCGTCCGCACCAGGGACCGCGCCTACCTGCGCCGGCAGGCGACGCCGCCCGCCGAGCAGTTCCGGTTCGAGCTGCGGGCCCCGTCCGGCGCGCGGTGGGACTTCGGGCCGGAGGACGCCACCGACCGCGTCGCCGGGCCGGCCGAGGACTTCTGCCTCCTGGTGACCGGCCGCCGCTACGCCGAAGACCTCGCGCTGACCTTCACCGGCGGGCGCACGGCCGAGTGGCTGGAACTGCTGGAAGGCTGA